The nucleotide sequence AGGTCCAGCACCAGCGGCCGGACCTCGACGCCGTGTCTCGTCGCGACGTCGGCTGCCACCCGGTCGAGCAGGGCCCCGTTGCGCGCGATGAGCACCACGTGGCAGCCCCGTGCGGCGACGTCGTCGGCCAGGCACGCACCGATGCCCTCCGACGCGCCGGCGATAACCGCCCACGGCCCGTAGCGGGTGGCGAAGTCAGGCACCGTCGATGCCCGCCGACGTCGCCGCATCGGCCCGGGCGCCGCCGGTCAGCATCCGGGCCATGTGCGTCGAGCGCGCCGAGATGCGCCACCCATCGGCGGTGCGCACCAGCACGTCCTCGTAGTGTCCGACGACGTCGATCCAGTTGTCGCGGTCGTCCGGGGTGAGCAGCAGGACGGCGTGCACGTAACAGCGCGCCGTCGCGCGATCGCCGACGACGTCGACCACGATGTTCGACAGCCGGTGATACGTCGGCCCCATCGAGCCGTGCAGTTGGGCCATGAGGTCGGTGAAGGCGTCCGGGTCGGTGAAGGTGCCCACCTCGGCGTAGTCGACGTCGATCTCGTCGGCCCAGCAGGTGCGGAACAGCGCCCAGTCCTTGGTGTCGATGCCGGTGGCGTAGCGCGTCAGCACGTCGCCGATCTCTGCGGTGTCGGGGTCCACGTGTGCCATTCACGCACACCGGCGTGAATCGCGTTCTACTCTTTCGGAAACCCGATTCCCGGAGGTCGACCCATGGTGCTGGCGAAGCTCGCCGCGATACTGCTGCTGGGCGCCGGCGGCTCGTTGGTGACGGCGCCCGGCGTCGGTGCGGAGGAACCCGTCCTGCACCACGTCAAGTACACGGTGTTCACCGAAATCCCGTACGCGAACGCCGAGATCTACTACCGCAACGCCGATCCCGCGAACTTCGCGGACTACAGTCACGACCCCTACGTCTTCAGCCCGAACGTCGAGGCGGACCTCGGACCCGACCGGATGTGGACCATGGACGTCATGCTGGCCAACCCCGATCAGTGGGCGATGGTCACCGCCACGAGCCTCGATTCACCACAGCGCCCGAACTTCCACTGCGTGCTGGCCGTGGACGGCCGGGTGGTCGCGACGAACCAGGGCCCCAAGGGCGCCCTGTGCTC is from Mycolicibacterium grossiae and encodes:
- a CDS encoding nuclear transport factor 2 family protein yields the protein MAHVDPDTAEIGDVLTRYATGIDTKDWALFRTCWADEIDVDYAEVGTFTDPDAFTDLMAQLHGSMGPTYHRLSNIVVDVVGDRATARCYVHAVLLLTPDDRDNWIDVVGHYEDVLVRTADGWRISARSTHMARMLTGGARADAATSAGIDGA